A genomic region of Caldicellulosiruptor acetigenus contains the following coding sequences:
- a CDS encoding flagellar brake protein: MRKIFRVGDKIEIVRIDRRTWEEKDVQYISKIADIKDEYFYIFTPIKEGVYVTFYIDEILRVYKVSSDGVWVFDGVVEERFKEPEYMIKVKQISDVRKIQRRMFFRLPINLDIFVKLLNSGLMSRENTPEEAADDFSEGKIVKALTKDISGGGVCFITQEEFEIGDLILTKIPIEQEELILKAQILRKERVQHPTYRFMYGCKFVEARQNEIDKIVRFIFAQQQKMRQKGLL; this comes from the coding sequence ATGCGCAAGATTTTCAGAGTAGGTGATAAGATTGAAATTGTCAGAATAGACAGGCGAACATGGGAAGAAAAGGACGTGCAGTATATTTCCAAAATTGCCGATATAAAAGATGAGTATTTTTATATCTTCACACCAATAAAAGAAGGAGTTTATGTGACATTTTACATTGATGAGATTTTAAGGGTGTACAAGGTTTCAAGCGACGGTGTGTGGGTGTTTGATGGAGTTGTTGAGGAGAGGTTTAAAGAACCAGAATACATGATAAAAGTCAAGCAGATATCTGACGTTCGAAAAATCCAGAGAAGAATGTTTTTCAGGCTTCCAATAAACTTAGATATATTTGTAAAACTTTTAAATTCTGGTCTAATGTCAAGAGAGAATACACCAGAAGAAGCAGCAGATGACTTTTCAGAAGGAAAGATTGTAAAAGCCCTCACAAAGGATATCAGCGGTGGAGGTGTTTGTTTTATAACTCAAGAAGAGTTTGAAATAGGTGACCTAATCTTGACCAAGATACCAATTGAACAAGAAGAGCTTATCTTAAAAGCCCAGATACTTCGAAAAGAGAGGGTTCAGCACCCGACGTACAGGTTTATGTACGGTTGCAAGTTTGTTGAGGCAAGACAGAATGAAATAGACAAAATAGTGAGGTTTATTTTTGCTCAGCAACAAAAGATGAGACAAAAAGGTTTGCTGTAG
- a CDS encoding chemotaxis protein CheA, which produces MDMSQYLGMFIEEARDHIQSLNDNMLKLEENPEDLQLVNEIFRSAHTLKGMAGTMGFVNMQKLTHAMENVLAAARDGKLKVNPNIMDVLFKTVDALEAYLDVIVATGTEGQEANSHLVNALNAILGKPAEDMALPSTSKAGKKYEYDEFVVRAIERAWSQGFNVYKFDVELDQNCLLKSARAYLVFRAVEEFGEIIHSKPSVQDIEDEKFDFEFSITVISKQPIEKIRERILSISEIREVKALEIKSGEVGRAEEKEEIEEVQQESQVQETVKVVRQQKQEAPQKTSKTVRVDIERLDVLMNLVSELIIIKSRIEGLAKKYNDRQYEESIEYLERITTSLHDAVMKVRMVPVERVFSRFPRMMRDLARELGKEFELVMSGEDTEVDRTIVDELGDPLIHLLRNAADHGIEDPEERVKNGKSRSGLIKLSAYHDGNNVVIEVEDDGKGIDLEKVKQKAIEKGLLKEDQIDLSDQEIIDFLFMPSFSTKDKVTNLSGRGVGLDVVKTKIEQLGGMVEVKTQKGKGTKFVIRLPLTLAIIQALLVTVHDEIYAIPVASIREIVDVAKEDIKVVQKGKEIIMLRNQVIPIKHLHSIVGLEPVLDKKKFTVVIVRRGEKLTGIIVDRLLGQQDIVIKSLGKYLEGIRLISGATILGDGSVAMILDPNMLTV; this is translated from the coding sequence ATGGATATGTCTCAGTACCTTGGAATGTTTATAGAAGAAGCAAGAGACCACATTCAAAGTCTTAACGACAATATGTTAAAACTTGAAGAAAACCCGGAGGACTTGCAACTTGTAAATGAGATTTTCAGGTCAGCTCACACTTTAAAAGGCATGGCTGGTACCATGGGATTTGTCAACATGCAAAAACTCACTCATGCGATGGAAAATGTTCTTGCTGCTGCACGCGATGGAAAGTTAAAAGTAAATCCTAATATCATGGATGTCCTTTTCAAGACAGTTGATGCGCTTGAAGCATACTTAGATGTTATAGTTGCAACAGGCACAGAAGGGCAAGAAGCAAATAGCCACCTTGTCAACGCTTTGAATGCCATTTTGGGAAAACCTGCCGAAGATATGGCGCTACCATCTACATCAAAAGCAGGTAAGAAATATGAGTACGACGAATTTGTTGTAAGAGCAATAGAGCGGGCGTGGAGCCAAGGTTTTAACGTTTACAAATTTGATGTTGAGCTTGACCAGAACTGTCTTTTAAAATCTGCGCGTGCGTACCTTGTTTTCAGAGCTGTTGAGGAGTTTGGCGAGATTATTCATTCAAAACCCTCTGTTCAGGACATTGAAGATGAAAAGTTTGACTTTGAATTTTCTATAACTGTGATAAGCAAGCAGCCGATTGAAAAGATAAGAGAGAGAATTCTTTCAATTTCAGAGATAAGAGAAGTAAAAGCACTTGAGATAAAGTCTGGCGAGGTTGGCAGAGCAGAAGAAAAAGAAGAAATTGAAGAGGTGCAGCAAGAGTCTCAAGTACAGGAAACTGTAAAGGTTGTAAGGCAGCAAAAACAGGAAGCACCTCAGAAGACAAGCAAGACAGTTAGAGTCGACATTGAAAGATTAGACGTTCTCATGAACCTGGTAAGCGAGCTTATAATTATCAAAAGCCGAATAGAAGGACTTGCTAAAAAGTATAATGATAGACAGTACGAAGAGTCTATTGAGTATTTGGAGAGAATCACAACAAGTTTGCACGATGCTGTTATGAAAGTCCGAATGGTGCCGGTTGAAAGGGTATTTTCACGTTTTCCGAGGATGATGAGAGATTTAGCAAGAGAGCTTGGAAAGGAATTTGAACTTGTAATGTCTGGTGAGGATACAGAGGTTGACAGGACAATTGTGGACGAGCTTGGCGACCCGCTCATTCATCTTCTGAGAAACGCTGCCGACCATGGAATAGAAGACCCCGAGGAGAGGGTCAAAAACGGCAAGTCAAGAAGCGGGCTTATAAAACTTTCAGCTTATCATGACGGGAACAATGTTGTCATTGAGGTTGAAGATGATGGCAAAGGTATTGATTTGGAAAAGGTAAAGCAGAAAGCGATAGAAAAAGGACTTTTAAAAGAGGACCAAATAGATTTATCAGACCAGGAAATAATAGATTTTCTGTTTATGCCGAGCTTTTCAACCAAAGACAAGGTTACAAACCTGTCTGGACGTGGTGTTGGGCTTGATGTTGTAAAGACCAAGATTGAACAGCTTGGTGGGATGGTTGAGGTAAAGACCCAGAAAGGCAAAGGAACCAAGTTTGTGATAAGACTTCCGCTAACTCTTGCTATTATTCAGGCACTGCTTGTCACTGTACATGATGAGATATATGCAATCCCTGTTGCATCAATCAGAGAGATTGTGGATGTTGCAAAAGAGGATATAAAGGTTGTGCAAAAAGGAAAAGAGATAATCATGCTAAGAAACCAGGTAATTCCAATAAAGCACTTACATTCTATTGTGGGTTTAGAGCCAGTCCTTGACAAGAAGAAATTTACAGTTGTAATAGTAAGGCGTGGCGAAAAGCTGACAGGAATCATTGTTGACAGGCTTTTAGGGCAGCAGGATATTGTTATAAAATCGCTTGGAAAGTATTTAGAGGGAATTAGACTCATATCAGGCGCAACAATACTTGGTGATGGGTCTGTTGCAATGATACTTGACCCTAATATGCTCACTGTGTAA
- a CDS encoding chemotaxis protein CheW: MEQYLVFRLADEHYGLNVNNIENIEKLMPITRVPHTKEYVKGVINLRGEIVPVIDLREKIGVEKKEFGEETRILIVNWKGEFKVGLIIDEVLDVVYLSKEDFDQATRDRNEFKFSIAKYNGMLINVINLEDVLFEKAEEG, translated from the coding sequence ATGGAACAGTACTTAGTTTTCAGGCTTGCGGATGAGCATTATGGTTTGAATGTGAATAATATAGAGAACATAGAAAAACTTATGCCAATAACCAGAGTACCTCACACAAAAGAGTATGTAAAAGGAGTTATAAATCTTCGAGGCGAGATTGTACCAGTTATTGACCTTCGTGAAAAGATTGGGGTTGAAAAAAAGGAGTTTGGTGAAGAGACAAGGATTTTGATTGTCAACTGGAAAGGCGAGTTCAAGGTAGGACTGATAATTGACGAGGTTCTGGATGTGGTATATCTTTCTAAAGAAGATTTTGACCAAGCAACAAGGGATAGGAACGAGTTTAAGTTTTCGATTGCAAAGTATAATGGCATGCTCATAAATGTAATAAACCTTGAAGATGTGCTTTTTGAAAAAGCCGAGGAGGGTTAA
- a CDS encoding chemotaxis protein CheC, which produces MNFSNSEINEMYLDVLKELGNIGTGNAVSALAMMIGRKINMKVPVVKMVKLQEVPEILGGAEIPVVGILLNVEGDIEGFIMFVMSQASAHLLVNMLMGTALNGYSEFTDIEKSALMEIGNILAGAYLTALSSLTGFKMIQSVPQLAEDMAGAILSFPAIQFGETGDTALYIETEIFEESSRIVADFFLIPTIESYQKMLKALGVA; this is translated from the coding sequence ATGAATTTTTCAAACAGTGAAATAAATGAAATGTATTTAGATGTCTTGAAAGAGCTTGGGAACATAGGAACAGGCAATGCAGTGTCAGCTCTTGCTATGATGATTGGCAGGAAAATAAACATGAAAGTCCCTGTTGTAAAGATGGTTAAACTCCAAGAAGTTCCAGAGATACTTGGCGGGGCAGAGATTCCTGTAGTTGGAATTTTATTGAACGTGGAAGGCGACATCGAAGGATTTATCATGTTTGTCATGTCTCAAGCTTCTGCCCACCTTCTTGTAAACATGTTAATGGGCACAGCTTTAAATGGATACAGCGAATTTACAGACATAGAAAAGTCTGCCTTGATGGAGATTGGGAACATCTTGGCAGGAGCGTATTTAACAGCACTTTCAAGTCTGACAGGTTTTAAGATGATTCAATCTGTTCCGCAGCTTGCTGAAGACATGGCAGGCGCGATTTTAAGTTTTCCTGCCATTCAGTTTGGCGAGACAGGTGACACTGCACTTTATATCGAAACCGAGATTTTTGAAGAAAGCAGCAGGATTGTTGCTGATTTTTTCCTTATACCAACAATAGAGTCATATCAAAAAATGTTAAAAGCACTGGGAGTAGCATAA
- a CDS encoding chemotaxis protein CheD produces the protein MMEIIKVGMADLNVTSYPNALTTLGLGSCVGVCIYDTKTKIIGMIHIMLPYSWGVKNNTNPAKFADTGIPLLIEKMEQLGAAKKNMVAKLAGGAQMFEVTRSEFMNIGKRNVDAAKKVLQDFDISIVAEDTGGNYGRTIIFYSEDGRLEIKTIGKGTKTI, from the coding sequence ATGATGGAGATTATAAAGGTAGGCATGGCAGATTTGAATGTCACAAGCTATCCGAACGCTCTTACCACCCTTGGACTTGGTTCTTGCGTTGGGGTGTGTATATACGATACAAAGACAAAGATAATAGGGATGATACATATTATGCTTCCTTACAGCTGGGGTGTAAAAAATAATACTAACCCTGCAAAGTTTGCAGATACAGGTATTCCATTGCTCATAGAGAAGATGGAGCAGCTTGGTGCTGCAAAGAAGAACATGGTTGCCAAGCTTGCAGGCGGCGCTCAGATGTTTGAGGTTACAAGAAGCGAGTTTATGAACATTGGAAAAAGAAATGTTGATGCTGCGAAAAAGGTTTTACAGGATTTTGATATATCCATTGTAGCAGAAGACACTGGAGGAAATTATGGTAGAACAATTATATTTTATTCGGAAGATGGCAGGCTTGAGATAAAGACAATTGGCAAGGGAACAAAAACAATTTAA
- a CDS encoding FliA/WhiG family RNA polymerase sigma factor — translation MDDAFLWEKFIKTKDPKIKEQLIIKYMPLVKLVAGRMAIYFGGNVEYDDLVSYGSIGLLDAIEKFDSQKGVKFETYAYTRIKGAIIDCVRSQDFLPRSIRQKAKEIEKAYVEIEREGKTPTDQEVAKRVGISVDELQKLKERISSGMIISLDSFLEQNYESKIGGLEDFVSQPEHFIENEELKEVLRQQIDNLMENERMVIVLYYYEELSIKEIAKVLGVSESRVSQLHTRALLKLKAALQKYLEK, via the coding sequence ATGGATGATGCGTTTTTGTGGGAAAAGTTTATAAAGACCAAAGACCCGAAGATAAAAGAACAGCTCATAATAAAATACATGCCGCTTGTAAAGCTTGTGGCTGGCAGGATGGCTATTTATTTTGGCGGGAACGTTGAGTATGATGACTTGGTAAGTTATGGTTCAATTGGTCTTCTTGATGCAATTGAAAAATTTGACAGTCAAAAAGGAGTCAAGTTTGAGACATATGCATATACGAGGATAAAAGGTGCGATAATTGACTGTGTGAGAAGCCAGGATTTTTTGCCACGAAGCATACGACAGAAAGCAAAAGAGATAGAAAAAGCTTACGTGGAGATAGAAAGAGAAGGCAAAACCCCGACAGACCAGGAAGTGGCAAAAAGGGTTGGGATTTCAGTAGATGAACTTCAAAAACTGAAGGAGAGAATATCGAGCGGCATGATTATTTCGCTGGATAGTTTTTTAGAGCAGAACTACGAAAGCAAGATTGGCGGGCTTGAAGATTTTGTGTCCCAGCCAGAACATTTTATAGAGAATGAAGAACTTAAAGAAGTGTTGAGACAGCAGATAGATAATCTTATGGAAAATGAAAGGATGGTGATAGTGCTTTATTACTATGAAGAGCTGAGCATAAAAGAGATAGCAAAAGTTCTGGGCGTGTCTGAGTCGCGAGTAAGTCAGCTTCATACACGAGCGCTTTTAAAGCTTAAGGCTGCTTTGCAAAAGTATTTAGAAAAATAG
- a CDS encoding DUF342 domain-containing protein yields the protein MSSEQKVDIKVMVTSDRLKASLVLVQNQNGVDLTFENVMNKLRENKIAFGIDEEAIKKLIENPTFGTPVVVAQGKPPGKPVDGKLIYHFDIKREIRPKELPDGRVDYKDLGIVQNVRKDDVLVTMIDPVDGEDGRDVFGGVIRGQKGRKVNLPRGKNTYIDADGHTLKAACDGQVCIIEGKVTVLNTLEIDSDIDNSTGNINFVGNVHIKGSVLSGFKVVAEGNVEVDGIVEAAEIEAKGNVVLHKGITGMGKGKVVAGKSVFAKFIENATVVAGEDVQAEAIVHSDVKCGNKLILVGRRASIVGGSCKVGKEVEAKVIGSYLSTTTEIEVGVDPLMVERYREIRKEMAELKENIKKCDQGIEVLKRVEAAGLLTDEKREMLQKFTRSKIMASERLKVLQSEFEEIEKRLEERNEGVVKVQDTIYPGVKITIGNVCKLIKEPVKYCRIYREDADIKIAPYA from the coding sequence ATGTCAAGTGAACAAAAGGTTGATATAAAGGTGATGGTGACATCAGATAGATTAAAAGCAAGCTTAGTGCTTGTACAAAATCAAAATGGTGTGGATTTGACATTTGAAAATGTAATGAACAAACTGAGAGAAAATAAAATTGCATTTGGGATAGATGAAGAAGCTATAAAAAAGCTTATTGAAAATCCTACTTTTGGAACACCTGTTGTAGTTGCACAGGGAAAGCCTCCTGGCAAACCTGTTGATGGAAAGCTCATATATCATTTTGATATCAAGCGTGAGATAAGACCCAAAGAACTTCCTGATGGAAGAGTTGATTACAAGGACTTAGGAATTGTCCAGAATGTTCGAAAAGATGATGTTCTTGTTACTATGATAGACCCTGTTGACGGGGAAGATGGTAGGGATGTTTTTGGAGGGGTGATAAGAGGTCAAAAAGGAAGAAAGGTAAATCTTCCGAGAGGCAAAAATACATACATAGATGCTGACGGGCATACATTAAAAGCTGCGTGCGATGGTCAGGTGTGCATCATTGAAGGCAAGGTCACAGTTCTAAACACATTGGAAATTGACTCTGACATAGACAATTCAACAGGCAATATAAACTTTGTGGGCAATGTCCATATAAAGGGAAGTGTGCTTTCTGGGTTTAAAGTTGTTGCTGAAGGAAATGTAGAGGTTGATGGAATAGTTGAGGCTGCTGAGATTGAGGCAAAAGGCAACGTTGTGCTGCACAAAGGAATTACAGGTATGGGCAAGGGCAAGGTTGTTGCAGGCAAGAGCGTTTTTGCAAAGTTCATTGAAAACGCTACTGTTGTTGCTGGTGAGGATGTTCAAGCAGAGGCAATTGTTCACAGCGATGTAAAGTGCGGAAATAAGCTTATTCTTGTTGGAAGAAGAGCTTCCATTGTCGGTGGGTCTTGTAAGGTTGGCAAAGAGGTTGAAGCAAAAGTGATAGGTTCATATCTTTCCACAACTACTGAGATAGAGGTTGGGGTTGACCCTCTCATGGTGGAAAGATACAGAGAAATAAGAAAAGAGATGGCAGAGCTGAAAGAGAATATAAAAAAATGTGACCAAGGGATTGAAGTTTTAAAAAGGGTTGAGGCAGCAGGTCTTTTGACAGACGAGAAAAGAGAGATGCTTCAAAAGTTTACAAGGTCAAAGATTATGGCATCAGAAAGATTAAAGGTTTTGCAGAGCGAATTTGAAGAGATTGAAAAAAGACTTGAGGAGAGAAATGAGGGAGTTGTCAAGGTTCAGGATACCATTTACCCTGGGGTTAAGATAACCATAGGAAATGTGTGCAAGCTCATAAAAGAGCCGGTAAAATACTGCAGGATTTACCGGGAGGATGCTGACATCAAGATAGCACCGTATGCTTGA
- a CDS encoding DUF6115 domain-containing protein, with product MDAYVILFIFFGLILILWVFRSIKRDIERGEKILHEAEKAQKTLSQLLNGAIETIEELDSFGEYIIERIENKVKWAKSEILDIEASPVKGNTEHLKTEEKVEKTAETKSYAGKEDYIEPGKDMQKDENKKRSKEELYKKAVELYKQGYTVEQIASSLNIGKGEAKLAIRIVGRESI from the coding sequence ATGGATGCCTATGTAATTTTGTTTATATTTTTTGGACTAATTTTAATATTGTGGGTATTCAGGTCGATAAAAAGGGATATAGAAAGAGGCGAGAAGATTTTACATGAGGCAGAAAAGGCTCAAAAAACTCTTTCACAGCTTTTGAATGGAGCCATTGAGACAATTGAGGAATTGGATAGCTTTGGAGAATATATTATTGAAAGAATCGAAAACAAGGTAAAATGGGCAAAAAGTGAGATTTTAGATATTGAAGCATCGCCAGTTAAGGGAAATACTGAACATCTAAAGACTGAGGAAAAAGTTGAAAAGACAGCTGAGACAAAATCTTATGCAGGAAAAGAAGATTATATTGAACCTGGCAAGGATATGCAGAAAGATGAGAACAAAAAACGTTCTAAAGAAGAACTTTATAAGAAAGCGGTTGAGCTTTACAAACAGGGATATACAGTAGAACAGATTGCATCGAGCTTAAATATTGGCAAGGGTGAGGCAAAGCTTGCTATAAGGATAGTTGGGAGGGAGAGCATCTGA
- a CDS encoding AraC family transcriptional regulator: MIEAINKILPVIVKTLERVHDNSWKMDYNVHDSYELIFVKKGNIDFWVEREKIELKAGDLLIIKPFTKHKFEVASSSKAEFVVMGFYLKPESKAKVDELKEIYGFLKVLEGITNRFYFFHVRKRSSIFFCLESILHEAKENKNSILLYIKCLELFIYITREIDSLEMIKNYDYSLIAKHIKEYIDNNYMEDIKMGDVAKRFFMSESSLSRIFKNHFGVLPKEYLLSKRIEKAKEYLSISNLKISNIAMMCGFSSLQRFNDIFKKYTGLSPTQYRKLILQDFE, translated from the coding sequence ATGATAGAAGCAATTAATAAAATTCTGCCCGTAATTGTAAAGACGCTTGAGAGAGTTCATGATAATAGCTGGAAGATGGATTACAATGTCCATGACAGCTACGAACTTATATTTGTAAAAAAAGGAAACATTGATTTTTGGGTAGAAAGGGAAAAAATAGAACTAAAAGCTGGTGACCTTTTGATAATAAAACCTTTTACAAAGCACAAGTTTGAGGTTGCAAGCTCAAGCAAGGCTGAGTTTGTTGTAATGGGATTTTATTTAAAACCAGAGAGTAAAGCAAAGGTAGATGAACTAAAGGAGATTTATGGGTTTTTGAAAGTTTTAGAAGGAATAACAAATAGATTTTATTTTTTCCATGTTAGAAAAAGAAGCAGTATTTTCTTTTGTTTAGAATCTATTCTTCATGAGGCAAAAGAAAACAAAAATAGTATTCTTCTTTATATAAAGTGTTTAGAGCTCTTCATATATATTACCCGAGAAATTGACAGTCTTGAGATGATAAAAAATTACGACTATTCATTGATTGCAAAACATATTAAAGAGTACATTGACAATAACTACATGGAAGATATAAAAATGGGTGATGTTGCAAAGAGGTTTTTCATGTCTGAAAGTAGTCTCTCGAGAATATTCAAGAATCATTTTGGGGTTTTGCCAAAAGAGTACCTGCTTTCAAAGAGGATAGAAAAGGCAAAAGAATATCTTTCCATCTCAAATCTAAAGATTAGCAATATTGCTATGATGTGTGGGTTTTCATCACTTCAGCGGTTTAACGACATTTTCAAAAAGTACACAGGTCTGAGTCCCACCCAGTATCGTAAGCTGATTTTGCAGGATTTTGAGTAA
- a CDS encoding co-chaperone GroES, whose amino-acid sequence MKIRPIGDRILIKFKEREEVTKSGIVLPDTVKEKPQIAEVIEVGPGGIVDGEKVEMVVKKGDKVIVSKYAGTEIKIDGEEYTIIRQDDVLAIIED is encoded by the coding sequence ATGAAAATCAGACCAATTGGTGATAGAATACTCATCAAGTTCAAGGAAAGAGAAGAGGTAACAAAGAGCGGTATAGTTCTTCCAGACACTGTGAAGGAAAAACCACAGATTGCTGAGGTAATTGAGGTTGGTCCTGGTGGAATTGTTGATGGTGAGAAGGTTGAAATGGTTGTAAAGAAAGGTGATAAGGTAATTGTAAGCAAATATGCTGGTACAGAAATCAAGATTGATGGTGAAGAATACACAATAATCAGACAAGATGACGTCTTGGCAATCATTGAAGACTAA